Part of the Cupriavidus basilensis genome is shown below.
GAGCCCTGCTGCTGTTGCTGTTTGCAATGCAGCTCCTTACCCCGCTTCTGCACGGCCATCTCGGAACCCCGAAACTCCATGGCCTGCATGTGCACACGGCGCTCCAAGGTGCGGTTAATTCTTATTCTCCTTCCGCTTCATCCACCTCGCCCGCGGGTTCCGCCGCGCTGATCGCGGTCGAGCCGCTTGAGGTCGACGTGCAGACCGCCATCGGCCCCATTGCCTTTCCCCTCCACGTGCAGGCCGCCGATGTGCTGATCGGCCTGGTCTTCGCGTTCCTGCTGTTTGGCGCGCGGCCGCTGCCGGTGTTCCGGCGCCTGCCGTGGCGGGAGCGCACGCCGCCCCGATGGCGTGGCAGCGACAGCAGGCCACCCCCTGCGCACGCCCCTCCCCTCGCTTCCTGATTCCCCTGCCGGCCACGCCGGCGGTGCACGCTGGCGCGCCTGATCGAGGCTGATCATGGCGTGCCGGGCGCTTCCATCCTGCTTTGGAGCCAGGCATGTTTTCCCGTCGAGTTGTTTTCGTTGGCGCGCTGGTCGCGTCGACGCTGTTCCCCATTGGCATGGCCCGCGCGCAGGTACTGACGCTGTCCGATGCCCAGGCCCGCGCGCTCGGCGTGCGGTTTGATCCCGTCGTCGGTGCCGCGCAGCTGGCGACCGGCGCCAGCGCTCGCGTGGTGCTAAAGCCCGATGCGCAGTACGTGGTTGCCGCGCCTTATGCCGGCATGGTCTCGCGTGTGCTGGTGTCGATTGGCCAGCCGGTGCGCGCCGGCCAGCCGCTGGCCGCCTTTGCCAGCCCGCAACTGTTCGAGGCCGGGCGTGCGCTGTCGGAAGCGCGCTCGCAGGCCAACCTGGCCCGCCTGGCGCTGGCGCGGGACCGCGGCTTGCACGACGACGGCATCATCCCGGGCAGCCGCTGGCAAGCCACGCAGGCACGCGCGGCCGAAGGGGCGGCGATGGTGCGCGCCCGCGAGGCCGAGATGGCTGCCGCGGGCATCGTGTTCGCGGGCGGCTCAGGTGAGCCGCAACTGGTGGCCGGCCGTGCCGGGCTGATCGCCGAGGTTAACGCCGTGCCCGGCACGCGCGTGGAAGGCGCCGCGCCGTTGTTCCGCATCGTGGACCCCACTGCGCTGGAGCTTGATCTGCTGGTCGGCCGCGATGCGCCGGCTCCCACCGGCGGCGAACGTGTGGAGGTGCGCCAGCGCGGCGCCACCGGCACGGTGGCCGGCGTGGTGCCGGCAAGCGACGGCACCGCCGCCGTGCGCGTGCGCGCGGTACTGGACAAGCGCGGTAGCCTGCAGGCTGGCGAGAGCGTGAATGTGATCGTGCACTTGCGTAGCGCACCCGACGCCACCGGCGCGGGCCGTGTGCGGGTGCCGGCCATGGCGTTGACGTATTGGCGTGGCACGCCGGGCGTGTTCGTGGCGACCAAGACCGGCGTGCGCTACCAGACCGTGGTGGTCGAAGCCGTGGACGATGCCGCCGCGACCGTGCGCGGCCCGCTGCCCGCCGGCACGCGCGTGGCGGTGGCCGGCGTGGGCGCGCTCAAGGGCATGCTCGCGGGAGGCCAGTGATGCTTGCCGGCCTGATTGAATTCTCCCTGCGCCAGCGGGCGCTGGTACTGATTGCCGCCTGTGTGCTGGCTGTGGCCGGAGCGTGGGCTTACTTGAAGTTGCCCATCGATGCCTTTCCGGACATCTCGCCCACCCAGGTCAAGGTCATCCTGAAGATCCCCGGCATGACGCCGGAGGAAGTCGAGCAGCGCGTCTCCACGCCGATCGAGCAGGAGCTGCTGGGCATTCCGCACAAGACCATCGTCCGCTCGGTGTCCAAGTACGGCATCAGCGACGTGACGGTCGATTTCGAGGAAGGCGTGGACAGCTACTGGGCCCGCCAGCAGGTGTCCGAGCGGCTCGCCGGCCTGCTGCGCGACCTGCCGCCCAACGCCATCGGCGGGCTGGCGCCGATCACCACGCCGCTGGGCGAGATGTTCATGTTCACGGTGGAGGGCGATGCCTTCTCGCTGGCCGAGCGACGCCGCGTGCTGGACTGGGTGCTGCGCCCGGCCTTGCGCACGGTGCCCGGCGTAGCAGATGTCAACGCGCTGGGCGGCGAGGTGCGCAGTTACGAGGTCATCCCTGACCCGGCGCGGCTGCGCGCCCGCGCCGTTACG
Proteins encoded:
- a CDS encoding efflux RND transporter periplasmic adaptor subunit, whose protein sequence is MFSRRVVFVGALVASTLFPIGMARAQVLTLSDAQARALGVRFDPVVGAAQLATGASARVVLKPDAQYVVAAPYAGMVSRVLVSIGQPVRAGQPLAAFASPQLFEAGRALSEARSQANLARLALARDRGLHDDGIIPGSRWQATQARAAEGAAMVRAREAEMAAAGIVFAGGSGEPQLVAGRAGLIAEVNAVPGTRVEGAAPLFRIVDPTALELDLLVGRDAPAPTGGERVEVRQRGATGTVAGVVPASDGTAAVRVRAVLDKRGSLQAGESVNVIVHLRSAPDATGAGRVRVPAMALTYWRGTPGVFVATKTGVRYQTVVVEAVDDAAATVRGPLPAGTRVAVAGVGALKGMLAGGQ